The sequence ctactcttcgttgcagtgcgcgggcttctcactgcggtggcttctcttgttgcagagcacgggctctaggcgcacgggcttcagtagttgtggcacgtgggctcagtagttgtggcttgcgggctctaaagcgcaggctcagcgctcTGGAGGGGAAGTGTCATGGTTGGAGAGGGGTGTGCAGGGGCTTCAAAAGCATTTGCAATAACctagttcttttgttttaatcgaagtatagttaatttacaatatcgtgttagtttcaggtgtacagcaaagtgattcagctatacatatatacttatataattatttacttccttattttcagattattttctgttatagataattacaagatactgaatcgCAGTTCTCTAGTTCTTAAAATGAGTGGTTCACACAGAGGTGTTCACCGTATAATTGTGTGCCTATGTTAGTAACTGTGAGCCTGTGCTGGCCACTTCCCCTGGGGAGaatccaggaaggcagggctTATCACCCTGGGAATCCCCTGGTCCAGGAGGGGAGTTTTTGACTCCCCAGCCAGTGGGAGGAGGAAgccccctctctcttcccctcccaagGAAGACATTGGGCTCTGGACTCCCCGGCCCCCAACCCCTGTCTACACAGGACATAAGGCAGCTTCCTTTCCCCCAAAGAGGCCAGAGTGGAGACCAGGGGATCTCCGGCCCCAGGCCAGCGGGGTTGGAAGTCACAGCCTGACCGTGACTGGGAGGTAAGACCCACACCCTAAAGAATCCAGGGCAGTGGTTCCCTGGCTTTGGGTTTCACCAactaataatactttttaaaatataaatacacaaatcGTGTTGCCAccattttgtggggtttttgtttttttttttttttgcggtacgcgggcctctcaccgctgtggcctctcccgtggcggagcacaggctccggatgcacaggctcagcggccatggctcacgggcccagccgctccgtggcatgtgggatcttcccagaccggggcacgaacccgtgtcccctgcatcggcaggcggactctcaaccactgcgccaccagggaagccccaccattttgttttttgaagaaattaGAAGACAATTACCACTTCCTGTGCTCCCACCCCATAAGTACAGGGTATCTTGATactaaaataatagaattaaGGCATGCATACTTGAGAAAAGGAGAACCCTTTTCACTGAATGCACGTAGCTTTATGGAAACTTCACTGCAGTAGCCCGGTTTCCTCAGCGGGCAGTGGAGTAGAAAGTTGGGTCACAGAGATCCAATCAGGGGAATTGCATCTGGAAAATTCTAAAACGAGGGCCATGTGGGCATCCATGGCACTCAAGGGCAAGCAAGCCACCACCCTCACGGGCACACACACCAGACTCACCCCTTCCGAGGGACGGCCACAAGTGCatacgcgcacgcgcacacacacacacacacacacacgctcctcCCCGGGGCTCCCGGGTTGGAAAACCTGCCCTGGCATTTAGGTGTGGCCATACTTCTCTCCTGAGCCCAGAGCCGAGGGTGGGGCTCACCCAGCCTGTGTCAACCGGTGGAGCCAGGTGGGTGCTGACCCGGGGCCAGAGGTGGGCCACCCGCTCAGGCCCCCGGCCCACTGCCTCTGGCCGGGAGACCAGAGCTCTGTCCACCTGCAGGGGGTCCAGGGCCCTGTTCTGTACCCCTGGTTAgggctgtgaccttgagcaattcagtctccctctctgggcctccagaaGCCGGCTACAGCCCCGTGCACCAGGCCCATGGGCAGATGGGGGCTGCGCTGCTCAGCGGTAGCCTCAGGGACCCGCTTAGGAGTGTGTCTCGGGATAGAGTGCCCGTCACCCACCTCCAGCGGAGGGCCTGCTGGCCGGCTTTCGGGCTGCTGAGGAGGGAGCCCTGCTGGGGTCAGGAAGGCGGCTGCCGTCCGCACTGGCCCCAGCGGCCTGTCCCAGGCTTCGGCAGCTTGGTCACCCACCTGGAACAAACCTGGCCAGCCGGGAGCCCTGCGGGGAGCCTGACTCACTTCGTGGGGGGCCATTGGGGCTAATGTTTAACGGGCTCCCTCCTTGGCGGGACACTCCAGTCCCTGCAGCCCTGAGCCTGGGCCTGCCCTGACCATCCTGCTGCGAGGTGGGCCCCAGACAGACAGTGGGCTCGGCCTCCTGCCCCGTGGATATAGAGACCTGGGGGGCGGCCGGCCTCCTCAGGCTCTGGGGCAGGCAGGGGTGTAGCAGGTGGCGTTCTGCCCTGGTCGTTCCTTCCAGGAGGCAGGAGCTCCCCCTCCAGCGGCTGCTATAGGTCCGCGTCCCTGCTGTTGGAGAAAGTCGGCCCCTTTGTCCATTTGGGTGCATTTGCATCTCATTTGAACGTTTTCTCCTCTCTGGGGACAGGCAAACTCCAAGGTGCTTATGCATTGCCCTTGGTCCCCGGCCACATCCCTTCTGGAAAGTTACAGGTCGGGCTCTGTTGAGGCAAGTCTGATCCCAGAAAAGGGTGACCGCCAAGGCAGGTTGACCCAGGTCCCTGTCCCCATCCTGCAGCTGTCACAGCCCTTGACTCGTGGTGAGTGACTTCAACTCTCCCAACCTCCGTCTCCTCATGTGTCAATGAATCTGAGATAACAGGTACCCCTTAGGTTTTGGTGAGAACGTAATGATGTGATTCTGGTAAGGCATGTTATTAAGTCGTGACTAAGAGTCCGGGCTCTAACAGACCAGCTGAGTTCAGTCCTGGCCCCTCTTTCACTAACCGTGTGACCATGGAAAGgtgttaacctctctgtgcctcactgttcccatctgtgaaatgggagtggTTGTGGTCCCTCTCTCATGGGGTGTCGTGAAGGTTAGATGAGCTAATTCAGGTGCAGAGAGCAGTGCCTAGAGTGGAGTGAGTGCTGCGGCCACTGGTCTTCAGTGGGGCCCAGCTCCAGGCTCTGCCCTGCTCGTGTCCAGGCTGGGTCCCTGCGTGGTGAGTGGGGACCGGGTGGAATCGTGGTTCTCTCTCTCCAGAGACCACGCCTCCCGCCCAGGCCCTGCTGTGGCCACAACCAAGCCAGCCCCGCCCACTGCCACCCCAAGGAGCCCTGTGACAGAGCCCCCTGGCCGTCACCACTCAGGGCTCCGTTGCACGGGGGTAGGCTAGGTCTGGCCCTGCCAGGAAGCAGAACGGACTGGACATCCTCCCGGAGGGCTTTGGGTGGGGCAGGGGCCCTTTCCCAGAGGGCCCTCCTCCCACGGGCTCTCTGCGCCAGGCGTTTGCTCTGAGTCAGGCCTGGCTttgcagggcagggtgggggccCCAGCGTGCTGGGCCCCAGGTCAATAGTTGGGGGGCGGAACCGAGCACTGCCTTTGCAACTCGGGGCCAGGATCTCCCAGGGCTGAGAGGAAGCAGAGGGGGGAGGCCACGCTACAGACTCAGGCCGGCCGCAGTGACCTGTGCGTCAGGGAAGGGGGCGTGTGTGTGGCTGCCAGGCGTGAGACCCAAGCCAGGCTCTGTGCCTGGCCCAGCCCCGCCGGGCTCTCcagctgcgtgtgtgtgtgtgtgtgtgtgtgtgtgtgtgtttgtgtctgggtgtgtgtctgggtgtgtctGCGCCTGAGAGTTTCCGTGTTTCTAGGAGCTGTTTTCTTTGAGCACGTCCACCTCTCCGCCCACTGAGCTGTTTGCAGCAAGGACCCAGGCAGACTGCTCTTCCCCCAGCACATCTCGGGTTACTGGTCCTTCAGGGGCTGGCGGCTGCGTGGCCGGGAGCCAGACCCCGGCCCAGGGGCCCCTGGTGCTGCACTTTGCTCCCAGCTTCTGGCATTTATGGTGGATAATGCACTAGGAGCAGAGGGCAGAACAGGGACTCACAGGCAGCTGGAGGGCTCTTCACACAGCCCAGCCTCTCCTGGGGCCAGTGCCGGGCGGCCAAAAAGCCAAGGGCCGGGCCGGGGACCAGCTGCTTCCTCATAGGCATATCTCAGGAGTCACACGACACTGAGATAGGCCCGGAAAAGCCTCTCTGGCCCAGACTTTGGTCTCTGCTCCACGGGAGCCGCTGCCCTccgtgtgtgtggaggggtgcCCCCAGGCCCCCCATTCCACCCCAGCAGACTTGCACCCCTCACCGGGCTTTGGCCCAGATGTCAGCGGGATGGAGAAAGGACCTGACCTGGAGGACAGACAACTGACTGCCACACCTTGGGACAGAATCAGTCCTGGGGGACATGGTCCGTCAGGAGTGTGAAGGAAAGACAGTCAGGGAGGGTGGATGCAGGTGGACAGGGCTGGCCCAGGACCCGATGGGAGAGCCCAGGGCAGGCGTGAACAAGGAGCTGCCTGGTGGCCGGGGTGGAACTGCAGGGCATCCCCCTGGCTGGGCCAGGACACTGACCTGACTGCTCACCCCGAGGGTCAGGCACACCAGGGCACCCGGGAGAGGGGAGCCGGGGGAACGGCCCCGTGAGAGCagcagggccaggggctgggaatgGAGGGGCCCCCTGACAGCCGCAGGTcaggctgggctgagctgagcacCCTGGCGGTCAGGCTGTGCTGTGTGGTGTCACCGGACCAGATGGCAGGGGGACCAGGAGGACCTGAGCAGGTGGccctccatgctgccccgagctgcTGCCTGAAGCCGAGCACAGCCTCCCTCAcaggctccctgccttccccctcccccaggtgttTACAGCCAGAGCTGCAGAAGTGAGCAGGACACTGGTTTTAATGGAGAGGCTGTGACGCCCGTGGGCGCTTGACATACAGAGTGGAGGGTGCATGCCTCCTCGAGGCCTGGTTGCCCCACAGCGGCTGGAGCCCCAGGGAGCCCACCCGCCAGCCAGGCGATGTCTTCAGACGCTGCCATTCCTCCCCtctgtgtctgttaatcccagtCCCGCCGGAAGGCGCTCAGGCTGGAGGGGAGACGTGGGAGCAGGGGACGCGCTCTGCAGTGCAGGGGGGTATGCTGAGAGGCCGGCGGGCGGGGCTGCAGGAAGGAGCAGGCAGGGCACCCGGAGCACAGTTTGGCCAGCTGCCTGCGGGACAGAGAGGCAGCAgccctcagttcccagccctTCTCACCCCGGCACCCAGGCTGGACTGCTGTCCACAGGAGCTCCTACGAGCCTcagctctccccaccctcctccccacggGGCTCCTCGCACCCGTCCGCCTGGGCATCCTCCCACGCGTGGCTAATCCCCACCTCTGAGCTCTGGTTGCACCATCAGCCCCTGACACGCCCTCCTGCACCCACAACCCCATCACATCCTCGGAGAGCTTGCCCCTCCAGGAGGCTTCTCAGACGGACAGGGCTGTCGGACAGACCCTGCCCTGTTGCGTGTGCCCTCCGCACGCCCACAGAGGGCTTCACGTGTCCTAACGTTCTGCTTTCTCCAGCAGCTTCCTCGGAGAGTGGGTGGCCTTGTCTCCTCTGAATGGAAGCCCCCCGACCAGTGCTGGGCACTTTGCAGGATTCCCCAGGAGGCAGTTAAAAGTGCTTTAGACTTTTGGAAAGTCAGAGCTGGAAGGCCCCGGGGGTCATGGAATCCAGGGGTTCTAAGCTCTGGCATCAGAGTCACCCAGGGGCTGATCCCACCCCAGAGGCTCGGATCCAGCAGGCCTGGGAGGGGCCAGATCATCTGCGCCCCAGGCGATACACCTGGGGGATCACGGAGCTGACGCAACCCCATGCTGCAGGTGAGGGAGTGAAGGGCCCCGAAGCAGGAAGGATGTGCCTACGGTCTCGGGGGACCAGGACTGAGCCACCTCAGGGCTCCTCTTCCCCGCCCACCCTGCCCAGCCCGCCAGCCGCCGTCCTGGAGTCCCTGCGGCCCTGTCAGCTGGGGCCTGGGAGCGGGGAGCTGGCTCCGCCTACCTCTACTGGGAGGTCGGGGACTTAGCAGCGTCGAACATCTTCTTGCGGCCCTCCATCCCGGACATGGCCTCCACGTTCTTCCTCCAGTCGCCCACCTCCACGGGCCGCTCCTGTGGGCGGCCACACAGGGGACACCTAGCACCAGGCCCTCCCCGCGCGGGAGCGGCTGGGTGATGGGAAGTCAGCCTCCCCTAAGAGGGGGGACATCCCAGCCCTCCTCCCAGAACAGGGGTCCTGGAACGTGCTGCCAGCTGGCGGGGCTCATGTGGGGGGTGCAGGGCTGGCCGAGGCCGCGTCGGGTGAGGTCGGGGGCTCACCTTCTCCGTGTCCTCCTTTTTCACAGACTTGAGGTTGGCGCGCAGGTCCATGGACACCTTGTGCTTGGAGCCCAGCAGGGCGCGCAGCATGGCGTCGGCCGAGACGCGGACGCGCCGCAGGGGGGGGCGCTTGAACTTCCCGCGCAGGTCCAGCACCTTGAGCTTCAGGTCCTTGATCTGCGGGGAGGGGGCAGCTCAGGGCTCCGGGCCCCAGCCAGGCCCCACTTCTCCAGGCTCCAGGCCAGGCCCTCGGGGACGCCCAGATCCACTATCTGTCACCTTGCAAACAGCCACCTTCGTTCTATCCTATTCAATTGGTACAGGGGTGAGTGGGACTCCGAGAGGGAACTCGGTTAGCCGTGGCGGCCATGCAGGGAAGAGACAGAAGTGTCATTCGGAAGCCCTGTTTGCAGTGGGACGGGCCACTTCCTCTTATTCCCGCTTCTAACCAGTCCCTTCCCAGTGAGCCTTCAGAGCAGGTCATTGAGGGCACAGCCCTCGTCCAGCAGGATGGATAAACCCCATGTCCGAGCCCCCTGGGGGATTTCCAGGGTGCAACCTCAGGAGGAAATTCTGGGGGGATCCCTGAACCCACAGACCGTCATTCCTGCTGGggaggagtgggaaggagggaagtggCTCtagtccctccccacccctctgctgGAACAGGCGCCCACTCCAGCAGCAGGAGCCCTGCCCTCCGCATTCTGCCCACCGCACCAGAGCTGGGTCTGGGTGGAGCTGACGCCCCGCGCCCCATGCCGGGGGAGTGCTGAGTGACTGGAGTGAGGGTCCGAGGCCAGGCCCATCCCAGgtccacttgctgtgtgaccggGGCCGAGTTtctcagcctctctgaacctGTGTGCTCATCTGTCAGGTGCAGACAAAAGCACCCACTTCGTCCACAGGCGTGCAGGGAGGATCAAAGGGACAAGGCACATGAAAGCCGTTTGCAAGGTAAGGTGTTATTAACAGGCTACGATTATTTGTGTGGGTGAATAAAAGGGGTGGCTTCTCTTCCATTGAAGAGCCCACCTTATAGGTTGGATGAAGTCTGTGCTTTTCATCTGTGTGAAAAGCATCACCTTCTCTCTGCCCAACTCCAGCCCTGGGGGATGGAGTGCAGGGACCAGAGCTTCCTAAGTGCCACTCCCCAGACCCGGCAGTGGGAGGGGGACCTGGTCCACAACTGCCACGTCAGTGCCCACCCGACACCCCCAGACATCACCCGTCACCCACCTGACCTGCACTGGCTGCGCCCACCTTCTCACACACCACCCTGTCCCAGCCAGCCTGCCTGCTCCAGCTGTGCCCCTaccaccccccagccccggctCACGTCCCTGGTGTtgccgccccccagccccggctCACGTCCCTGGTGTtgccgccccccagccccggctCACGTCCCTGGTGTtgccgccccccagccccggctCACCTCCCTGGTGTtgccgccccccagccccggctCACCTCCCTGGTGTtgccgccccccagccccggctCACCTCCCTGGTGTtgccgccccccagccccggctCACCTCCCTGGTGTtgccgccccccagccccggctCACGTCCCTGGTGTtgccgccccccagccccggctCACGTCCCTGGTGTtgccgccccccagccccggctCACGTCCCTGGTGTtgccgccccccagccccggctCACGTCCCTGGTGTtgccgccccccagccccggctCACCTCCCTGGTGTtgccgccccccagccccggctCACCTCCCTGGTGTtgccgccccccagccccggctCACCTCCCTGGTGTtgccgccccccagccccggctCACGTCCCTGGTGTtgccgccccccagccccggctCACCTCCCTGGTGTtgccgccccccagccccggctCACCTCCCTGGTGTtgccgccccccagccccggctCACCTCCCTGGTGTTgccaccccccagccccggctCACGTCCCTGGTGTTgccaccccccagccccggctCACCTCCCTGGTGTTgccaccccccagccccggctCACCTCCCTGGTGTTgccaccccccagccccggctCACCTCCCTGGTGTTgccaccccccagccccggctCACCTCCCTGGTGTTGTGCAGGCATTTGGCCTCGATGTCATATCTCTCCTCATCCACCACCTCCACCTTGGCGTGCAGGTCCCGGCACAGGTCCTGGGGAAGCAGGGGAGTCAGGAAGGGAGATGAGGGAGCcgctcagcccccagccccccttTTCCACCTCCCAGCCGGGTGCCCGGCCCCTCCTCCACCACGGCAAGACCTGAGCTGTGGAAGGGGCTGATAGACCCCTTCGCTCTGAATGGAAGTCCTTTCCGAATGTACTTATCACTAAAAAGTTTTCTTATGATAAAAAGAATGTAAGTTAAttgtagaaattttgaaaattatatattaagcaaaaataataaaataaggggacttccctagcggtccagtgattaagactctgtgctcccaatacaggggacatggtttcgatggaactaagaccccgcatgctgcacggtgcagtctaaacaaacaaaaaaatactaataataaaaaaataggaataattagtgataataattattattatttaattaataataaaataggaatTATTACCACCAGGCAGTAATAACATAGGTTACCGCCTGGAGGTAACCATCGGTGACATGTTGGTCTACaaatggtgggacttccctggtggtccagtgggtaagactccgagctcccaatgcagggggcctgggttccatccctggtcggggagctagatcccacatgcatgccacaactaagaagtccgcatgccacaactaagacctggcacagacaaaataattaaataaatgtctttttaaaaaaatggtccctGACTTACGATGGCTCAGCTTATGATCTTTTTTGCCTTTATGATGGTGAGAAAGCAATACAAATTCAGTAGAAACCATCCttggaattttgaattttaatcctGCCCAGGCTAGTGATGTTCGGTGCTGGGCAGTGCAGCCCCAGCTCCCAGGCAGCCCCACGCTCGTGAGGGTGGCCACCCACACACGTAAAACCCTTATGTACCAGACAACCATCTGCTTTTTCATCGTcagtaaattacatgagatattcaactctttattataaaataggcttttctGTTAGTTGATTTCGCCCAACTTTCAGCTACCGTGAGTGGGGTCCTCACACGGTTAAGCTGGGCCAGGTGAGCTGTGATGTGCGCTGGGTGAGGCGTAGACAGTGCACTTTGGACCTACGACAGTTTCACCTGACGATGGGTTTCTTGGGACTTAACCCCATCGTAAGTCAAAGGAGATCTGTATCTCCTTCCGGGCCCTTCACTCTGCAGTTACTGGTGTTTAAACTCTTATCAATGTTATAAAAACATTAAAGGCCTATTTGCAGGGGAAGGACGGGCAGGTCTGGAGAAGTGGGCCCTCCCAAGCGTTGGCCAGCTCCCCGCTCTGCACGCTGCTCCGATACGCGACCTGGTCCCTGctcagccccccccaccccccgcaagcAAGACCCTCCTCCCTGCTGAGGCTCCCTTCCCGTTCGTAAAATGGGACCCAACGCCCCACCccagcccgcccccgccccacggGGTTGTGAAGACTAATGAGAGAGCTTGGGGCCGAGCCAGTCTGAGCCCCTGCCGCGGGGCTGCGCGCCGCTTCGGGAGCCCCTCTCCCATGCCCACCTGCAGGGCGCTGAGCGACAGGCCTCGGGTCTCCAGCGCGGGGATGCGCTCGGCCAGGTAGCGACTCTTCTCGGCCTCCCGCGCCTCGTGCTCTTGCTCCCAGCACTCCTTGGCCTTGGCCAGCATCAGGCTCTGCGCAGGACACACCCGGTGAGCGCGGCCCCGGCCCCCCACGGCAGCGGGGCCCGAAGGGGAGGCGGGCCCCCGACCGCCAGCCCGGCCCCGGACGAGGCCCCGCCCAGGCAGCCGCCAAGAGTGGGAGTGTGTGCGCGGCCCCGTGACGCCAAAGCCCGGGGGACCACACACCAGCACCCGCGCTCTTGGACCCCGGACCTTACTGTCCTTCAATCTTCCTCTTACCATTTCTCATCTTTTTGGGCCCCAGAGCTCCTAAGAAAGAATCTCTTACCAAAATAAAGCAAGCCCTCTGCCCCCACCAGGGGTCCCACCCTGAACATGGCCCCGCCTCCTGCCAAGCCCTGGGAAGGTGCCGGGACCAGAATTCCGGGTTCCCGCCCTCTGACCACAGGCTCCAGGCTCTGGCCAGACTCCCTCTGCCGCgtcctcctccatcccctctcaTCCTCCGTCCCCTCCTCCTccgtcccctcctcctccttcccctcctcctccttcccctcctcctccatcccctcctcctgcatcccctcctcctccatcccctcctcctccatccccttctcctccttcccctcctcctccatcccctctcctcctcatcccctcctcctccatcccctctcttcctccatcccctcccccatcccctctcgTCCTCCATCCCCTCgtcctccttcccccctcctcctccatcccctcctcctccatcccctttcatcctccatcccctcctcctccatcccctcctcctccatcccctctcgtcctccatcccctcctcctccatcccctctcaTCCTCCATCCCTTCTCCtcatcccccacctcctccccactctgGTCTCCCTCCTCTTTGACCTCTCATGACCCTCCCCCGGAGAGGTGCACTGCACCCCTCTACCTCTCCGGACACCTCCCCAGAGCCAGGACCCCGCTCACCTTCAGCAGGAGTTTGCGGGAGGCAGTAATCTTGGGTTTTCtctgaggagaaagaggaggagagatgggTGAGGTGGCGGCTATAGAACCAGAAATCTGGACCAGGCCGGGATGAGCGCCAGCCTGTCACCATCCTAACCCAGAATCCTCACCTCAGGGTCCCTTAAAAGCTCAtcttgtgattgcacccctcagATTCAGAGACTCAGCTCCCTGACCGAGGGGCTGAATCCTGCAAGACACTGCGTGGGTCACAGGGTCTGGGCACCCCCTTCCTCATCTGTGAGTCAGGATGCTGAGACCCACCTTACCCGGTCCACAGAGGGACTACAGACAGAATGAGATGGTGGGTGAGCACCGGCTTCGAACAGCGTGCCGGAGGCACGCGGCCTGGCGCGCTGGGGCAACGTTGTGTCACCAGAGTAAGCCCTGAGTTCCCTCAGTAAAGACGCTCCATCTCTTTAGACGTCAAAGCTCTTCTTGATATCAACACAATCCATGTAAATTGCTCTCAGTTATGCAGacaatattttctcttcttattaaaCATGCTTGACATCTCTTGCTGACTAGATACGTCCTAATAGGTCTTGGCCCCGTGGCAGCGTCCCCCAGGGAAGCGAGAGGGGTCTGCTCTATCCCTAACTCCGAGGGCTCCTGTCTCCTCCTGGACACAGGCGGTCAGTTCTCGAGCTACTGGTGAacgccccccatcccccacctgcAGCTACTCTGCAGAGCCCCGGCCACAGCTTGGGTTTGCTATTCTTGTGCGTAAAGAAGAAGCAATCGGCTTTGAGCCGTCCCTGTGGGAGAAAACGAAGGGGCTCTCGTGCCTGGAACCTGCTTCTAATCCAGCTATTCAGGGTGCTCTGTCTTTTCCTCTCCGAAAGCCAAGGGTTTTGCTGTGTGTCCGGTCCGCGTGGTTGCGAGGGAATGGCCTGTTGCTATGTGCCTCACCAGCCGCGGTTTACACTGTCATGCACCCACGGAGATGTCTCACCATCTCCCCACCAACCGGGGGAGATTTTGGCCACCTCGTTGCCCATCAGTCACCAGGGACTCACTTTCATATGAGCCTCAGTGAAACTTAGAGATTCACACGACTATGGAAAAACAGAATCTCTGCCGAGTGTCCCCTCCATCCGTGCTGCTGACTCCCAGCCTGCCAGTCCTGAGTCCACAGCTGCCCAGCTGCAGTCCCCACCCCGGGCGAGGCGGGACGCAGGCTGTGTGTGTCCTCAGCAGTCCCCACCCCGGGCGAGGCGGGACGCAGGCTGTGTGTGTCCTCAGCAGTCTAAACAGACCTGGGCTGCATCGGGGGCAGGGCTAAGACCCGAGGGGAGGGCAAGAATCCTGTTGCTCCTCCCTCCGTGTCcggtggtgggcagggctggaatAACCCACGGATGATTCCCTCCCACCTTTCCAATGTCGATCTGCAAGGACAGGACGGCCCCCCAGAGCTGGACGCGCTCTCAGACCCGGTGAGGGAGAACTGCTCGGTGGTCAGCATGGGTGCAGAGTCGCACCGCCTCTGTCTGGTCCCAGCCCCAGGACCACCTTCCAGGGACGTGATGCACTGGGGCGCCTCCTCCCTGGACCTTGAGGAGCCCCAAGTCCAGAATCTTCCCCCAAGGTTTATATTCTCCAGGGAATTTGCGCAGCCGCTGAGCACCCCTCCCCAGACCTTGACCCAAGCTCTCTCTCCTCAAATGCCCACCCTACCGCCACCTGTCTAACGTCCGCCAGGACAGAGACACCCCCAGTCTTACTCACCTCGCTGCAGGCATCCATAACAGGAaggccagggtgggcggggggcgggggggggggagagcAGAAGACAGAGTGAGTGTGAACAGTGCACAGCATCCGTGCGACAGCAGACCGTGTggacaggctgggggaggggcgcggTGACAGCACACCAGAAAGAAAGCAGACAGACGTCGTGCAGGGGGGCCAGTTCGAGCACACGCAGAATAGAACAGAAACCCTCAGGCCCCGTGAGCTACTGGGGGCCCTTTTGGGAGACACGAGCCACTGTACACTGGGGAGCATGGAACCCTCAAGGTGGGGTCCCAGGCTGTGAAAACTTCCTTCCCGGGCGAGTAGGTACCTCCCCAAAGCTTGTTCATCTACTGGGTAACGTTAAATCATGGCCTGGGGCTTGTGATCCATCCATTTGATCAGTGCAAACAAACTCTGAGACACAGGCCAAGAGGGTCTTCCAGCAACAAACTGAGAGCCAGTTCTGCCCAAAGCCTGGGAGGACACGTGGACCCTGGGGACCCCGGCTCTCAGGACTGTGCCTGTTTTAGGATCTGGTCTCCCGGGGAACTGCTTCAGGGACCGAACAGATGGTCTGAAATCTGCAGCAATGGCGCATGCCTTCCTGGGCCCCGGGGCGGGGAGGTGGGCCCCGGGGCGGGGTcagggggcggggaggtgggccccggggcggggctgggggggcggggaggggggaggcaatACTACTTACACTTCCGGCATGGCGGCGGTGGGGCGGCACCTGGGGCAGAAGGAACCATGGATGAGGGAGAG comes from Delphinus delphis chromosome 1, mDelDel1.2, whole genome shotgun sequence and encodes:
- the TNNI1 gene encoding troponin I, slow skeletal muscle, with amino-acid sequence MLAKAKECWEQEHEAREAEKSRYLAERIPALETRGLSLSALQDLCRDLHAKVEVVDEERYDIEAKCLHNTREIKDLKLKVLDLRGKFKRPPLRRVRVSADAMLRALLGSKHKVSMDLRANLKSVKKEDTEKERPVEVGDWRKNVEAMSGMEGRKKMFDAAKSPTSQ